Proteins encoded within one genomic window of Pedobacter africanus:
- a CDS encoding DegT/DnrJ/EryC1/StrS family aminotransferase, producing MNHTQRNNSEARRSFLKSAGVFAAGMMLSPSLSAANNSHPSTALGVSGKPAIMGGSPVRTAGWPKWPIWNPATDEKRVTEVLRSGVWSRANVATEFETAWAKALGVKRSLTVVNGTNALIVALNQFDIGAGDEVIVPPYTFIATISAVLLNGAIPVFVDVDRETFQMDPDKIEAKITPRTKAIIPVHILGLPCDMDRIMAIAKKHKLVVLEDACQAHLAEYDGKKLGTIGDAGCFSFQNSKNLPIGEAGAIVSNSDVFIDKCFSYQQYGYPFGTASGGIGIGSTVLGTKVRTSEYASAIGLSLLPRLEQETATRNENAAYLKSKIEKIPGIIPYKLYPKANRCAFHLFPFRYQKQAFKGLSRDAFLKALRAEGVPCSSGYTPLMDMSFIKQAFESKNFKKMYSAQELDYNKWAAQNKCPNNDILCNEEAVWLYQYMLLGTKTDMDDIANAIAKIHKNADQLSKAGK from the coding sequence ATGAACCACACACAAAGAAACAATTCAGAAGCCCGGCGCAGCTTCCTCAAGTCGGCCGGGGTTTTTGCAGCAGGCATGATGCTCAGTCCTTCATTGTCGGCCGCAAATAACAGCCATCCAAGCACTGCCTTGGGTGTTTCGGGCAAACCGGCCATTATGGGCGGCAGCCCGGTGCGGACCGCAGGCTGGCCTAAATGGCCGATATGGAACCCGGCAACCGACGAGAAACGGGTTACCGAAGTGCTGCGCAGCGGGGTTTGGTCGCGCGCCAATGTAGCCACAGAGTTCGAAACGGCATGGGCCAAAGCCCTGGGCGTAAAACGCAGCTTAACGGTAGTCAACGGCACTAATGCACTCATTGTAGCGCTTAACCAGTTCGATATTGGTGCGGGCGATGAGGTGATTGTTCCGCCCTATACTTTTATTGCCACCATTTCTGCGGTACTGCTGAACGGCGCCATCCCTGTTTTTGTGGATGTAGACCGCGAGACTTTTCAGATGGACCCCGATAAGATAGAAGCCAAGATCACGCCACGCACAAAGGCCATCATTCCTGTTCATATTTTAGGCTTGCCCTGCGATATGGACCGCATCATGGCCATCGCTAAAAAACATAAGCTGGTGGTGCTGGAAGATGCCTGCCAGGCCCACCTTGCAGAATACGATGGCAAAAAGCTGGGTACCATAGGCGATGCCGGATGTTTCAGTTTTCAGAACTCTAAAAACCTGCCTATAGGCGAAGCTGGGGCAATTGTGAGCAACAGCGATGTGTTTATCGACAAATGCTTCTCTTACCAGCAGTATGGCTATCCCTTTGGAACCGCTTCCGGAGGTATAGGGATTGGCAGCACGGTGCTGGGCACCAAGGTGCGTACTTCTGAGTATGCATCGGCCATAGGGCTTTCTTTGCTGCCGCGGCTGGAGCAGGAAACTGCCACACGTAACGAAAACGCAGCTTACCTGAAATCGAAGATTGAAAAAATACCGGGTATTATCCCTTATAAACTATACCCTAAAGCAAACCGCTGTGCTTTTCACCTCTTTCCGTTCAGGTACCAGAAGCAGGCCTTTAAAGGTCTGTCGCGGGATGCTTTCCTGAAAGCATTGAGGGCAGAAGGCGTGCCTTGCTCCAGTGGTTATACCCCGCTGATGGATATGTCGTTTATTAAGCAGGCTTTTGAGTCCAAAAATTTCAAAAAGATGTATAGTGCGCAGGAGTTGGATTACAATAAGTGGGCAGCCCAGAACAAATGTCCTAACAACGATATCCTTTGCAATGAAGAAGCCGTGTGGCTGTATCAGTACATGTTGCTGGGCACTAAGACTGATATGGACGATATTGCCAATGCCATCGCAAAAATCCATAAGAATGCCGATCAATTAAGTAAAGCAGGGAAATGA